A genomic stretch from Roseicitreum antarcticum includes:
- the tnpC gene encoding IS66 family transposase: MLDVAKSLPEDPDELRQFTALLLAEVKSQAMLIEKLRHQLAGQRNHRFGTSSENIEQLQLALETSEIAVAKMTAKLRLPDEEPKDKPKRRPIPDHIPRMEVELTPGDDDCAQCGGGLRRLGEDVTEELEYIPGRFIVNRIVRPRFACSGCEAFTQAALPSRPIERGRPGPGLLAHVLVNKYADHLPLYRQSGIFERDGIDIDRSTLADWVGKSTALLEPLADAIGRHVLAGQAIFADDTPVKMLAPGAGKTATARLWAYGRDERPWGSDVPPASWYQFSPDRKGQHPKDHLARYQGWMHADGYAGFEDLYRSGDIREVACMAHVRRKFVDIHRAQGSAIADEAIRRIAQLYAVEKEARGSPPEQRVELRQAKAKPIFNNLETWLHAQLPSISGKSPLAGAIRYALARMARLRPYLDHGILELDNNTAERAMRSIAIGRKNYLFVGSQTGGKAAAIAYTLIETAKLNGIDPQAWLADTLARIPDYKINRVDDLLPWKNTP; this comes from the coding sequence ATGCTGGACGTAGCCAAATCCCTGCCAGAAGACCCTGATGAACTGAGACAGTTCACAGCACTTTTGCTCGCGGAGGTAAAATCGCAGGCGATGTTGATTGAGAAGCTGCGACACCAATTGGCAGGTCAACGGAACCACCGGTTTGGCACCTCATCCGAGAACATAGAGCAGCTTCAGCTGGCACTGGAAACGAGCGAGATCGCTGTCGCAAAGATGACGGCAAAGCTGCGGCTTCCAGACGAAGAACCAAAAGACAAACCGAAGCGCCGCCCAATCCCCGATCACATCCCGCGCATGGAAGTCGAGCTGACCCCTGGTGATGATGATTGCGCTCAGTGTGGTGGTGGCCTACGCCGCCTGGGCGAAGATGTGACCGAGGAACTGGAATACATTCCCGGACGCTTCATCGTGAACCGCATTGTGCGGCCGCGCTTTGCGTGTTCGGGCTGCGAGGCGTTCACACAAGCAGCTCTTCCATCGCGCCCAATTGAGCGTGGCCGTCCCGGTCCGGGTTTGTTGGCGCATGTTCTGGTTAACAAATACGCCGATCACCTGCCCCTGTATCGCCAGAGCGGCATCTTCGAACGCGACGGGATCGACATTGATCGTTCAACGCTGGCTGACTGGGTTGGTAAATCTACCGCGCTGCTGGAACCACTGGCGGATGCAATCGGGCGGCACGTGCTGGCGGGTCAGGCAATCTTCGCAGACGACACACCCGTCAAGATGCTCGCACCCGGCGCCGGCAAGACCGCGACGGCGCGATTGTGGGCCTATGGCCGGGATGAGAGGCCGTGGGGCAGCGACGTCCCACCCGCAAGCTGGTATCAGTTCTCGCCAGATCGCAAAGGGCAGCACCCAAAGGATCACCTCGCAAGGTATCAGGGCTGGATGCACGCAGACGGTTATGCCGGGTTCGAAGATCTATATCGTTCTGGCGATATCCGCGAAGTCGCCTGCATGGCTCATGTCAGGCGCAAGTTTGTCGACATCCACCGCGCGCAAGGTTCGGCCATCGCCGACGAGGCCATCAGGCGCATCGCGCAGCTCTACGCGGTCGAGAAAGAGGCACGCGGATCGCCGCCAGAACAACGTGTCGAACTCCGGCAAGCGAAGGCAAAACCGATCTTCAACAATCTGGAAACATGGCTGCACGCCCAACTGCCCAGTATCTCTGGCAAATCGCCGCTGGCAGGTGCAATCCGCTATGCCCTAGCGCGCATGGCGCGGCTGCGGCCCTACCTCGATCACGGCATTTTGGAACTGGACAACAACACAGCCGAACGGGCCATGCGATCCATCGCAATCGGGCGGAAGAATTACCTTTTCGTCGGTTCGCAGACCGGCGGCAAAGCCGCTGCCATCGCATACACCCTGATCGAAACCGCCAAGCTGAACGGTATCGATCCGCAGGCATGGCTGGCCGACACTCTGGCACGCATCCCAGACTACAAGATCAACCGCGTCGATGATCTACTGCCATGGAAAAATACACCGTAG
- a CDS encoding type II toxin-antitoxin system RelE/ParE family toxin → MPKPTVTEYRLSPAALSDLDAIWDYTVRIWSVGQAETYIRAIASDMSLLVRHPEIARERFEIRPPVRVYRSGSHLILYRIEASWLDVLRIVHARQNWTAYLNE, encoded by the coding sequence ATGCCGAAACCAACGGTCACTGAATACAGGCTGTCTCCCGCAGCATTAAGCGATCTGGACGCGATCTGGGACTACACCGTACGTATCTGGTCTGTTGGCCAGGCCGAAACCTACATCCGCGCGATTGCCAGCGATATGTCCCTGCTGGTCCGACACCCGGAAATCGCGCGCGAACGGTTCGAAATTCGCCCGCCAGTTCGGGTGTACCGCTCAGGGTCCCATCTCATCCTCTATCGGATCGAAGCCAGCTGGCTGGACGTGCTGCGTATTGTGCATGCGCGGCAAAACTGGACGGCTTATCTCAACGAATGA
- a CDS encoding type II toxin-antitoxin system ParD family antitoxin, with protein sequence MATMNVSLPDPMKTWVEAQTKDGRYSNASDYVRDLIRRDQDRHQAIAELQQLVDEGIASGPARHLDVEAFLARKRDQNAETNGH encoded by the coding sequence ATGGCCACGATGAATGTCTCATTGCCCGATCCGATGAAGACCTGGGTCGAGGCGCAGACCAAGGATGGGCGCTACAGCAACGCCAGTGATTACGTGCGCGATCTGATCCGCCGGGACCAGGACCGCCATCAGGCAATTGCGGAGCTGCAACAGCTCGTCGATGAGGGCATCGCCAGTGGTCCCGCAAGGCATCTGGATGTCGAGGCATTCCTTGCCCGCAAGCGAGATCAGAATGCCGAAACCAACGGTCACTGA
- a CDS encoding single-stranded DNA-binding protein: protein MQNIVILAGNIGQNPEARTTQGGTQITNFSLATSRPRLSEGRVMRDDNGYRVMDTEWHRITCFNGLGKTVAEHCEKGMKVLVHGRIHYSKWIDSMGNDRYGCEIIAEKVDFLSRPKSAEGQDPELVDRDDEIPF, encoded by the coding sequence ATGCAGAACATCGTCATCCTCGCCGGCAACATCGGTCAGAACCCTGAAGCCCGCACCACCCAGGGCGGCACCCAGATCACCAACTTCAGCCTCGCCACCTCGCGCCCCCGCCTCTCGGAAGGTCGCGTGATGCGCGACGACAATGGCTACCGGGTCATGGACACCGAATGGCACCGCATCACCTGCTTCAACGGTCTCGGCAAAACGGTCGCGGAGCATTGCGAAAAGGGCATGAAGGTCCTCGTCCACGGCCGCATCCACTACAGCAAGTGGATCGATAGCATGGGCAACGATCGCTACGGCTGCGAGATCATCGCCGAGAAGGTCGACTTCCTCAGCCGCCCGAAATCGGCCGAGGGTCAAGATCCCGAACTGGTCGACCGCGACGACGAGATCCCGTTCTGA